Proteins from a genomic interval of Phlebotomus papatasi isolate M1 chromosome 3, Ppap_2.1, whole genome shotgun sequence:
- the LOC129807630 gene encoding DNA topoisomerase 3-alpha, translated as MVKILAFLRKSSKFLVENAPMMKYLNVAEKNDAAKTIAGYLSRGSSRRREGLSVYNKIYEFDAVINGRNIQMVMTSVSGHLMTYDFTGAYRNWRSCNPAQLFDAPVTKFCPEVSVKIRQTLEREVRGCAALVIWTDCDREGENIGFEIVEVCRSVKPNLTIYRAKFSEITAASVRRALENLVLPDERQSQAVDVRSELDLRIGAAFTRFQTMRLQAIFPAIVDSLVSYGSCQIPTLGFVVQRYKEAENFVPQKFWKLKLTHTVNELTVEFNWARNRLFDKKCCEAIFLLVKRDPPLLATVLSVTQKPKSKWRPQPMDTIELEKLGSRKLKISAKQTMQIAEKLYQQGFISYPRTETNMFSKEINLRSLVENQTSHQDWGLFAQKVLEWGPNPRNGKKSDQAHPPIHPTKFTSSLSGNEQRVYELIVRHFLACVSRDATGSETLVSVEIGGEEFNASGLVILERNYLEVYIYDRWTAREIHKYEMGTSFEPTSIEMPEGSTTAPQMLTEADLIALMEKHSIGTDATHAEHINTIKERGYIGEVENGYLVPGTLGMGLVEGYDAMSLTLAQPQLRAGLEADLKAICDGARQPQIVLQEQIEKYREAFRIITERAQMLDEKIGFRFNSVPEQNAEPPSSQMIEEVFRCPRCRSNKMVLKRKASNNDVYLMCMDYPNCKSVMWLNDFVKEATVSSESCRQCGPDTKKLSIKFKQRNALIYLGVDTPEYTSCLLCDSNLRSLLGINLEDLSRGGGSGDGNSSVRSRDVPSSGYSSDRSSTVSSRSNNVPSRNNSVPSRGYGSQRGGNSSSRSTTNCPKCSQPLKKLTVRKDGPNHGREFFLCPTPDNPCKTFIWADEVPQNPGNRDSPPPPAPRPSGSRGGASTTGRPRQKRKCAICRREGHTRNNCPDHQPTFS; from the exons ATGGTGAAAATTCTCGCTTTTCTCAGGAAATCCAGTAAATTTCTCGTGGAAAATGCACCAATGATGAAATACCTCAACGTGGCTGAGAAAAATGATGCAGCAAAGACGATAGCAGGGTATCTTTCGAGGGGATCATCCCGAAGG CGAGAAGGGCTGTCTGTGTACAATAAAATATACGAGTTTGATGCTGTGATCAATGGGAGAAATATCCAAATGGTGATGACTTCGGTTTCGGGTCATTTAATGACGTATGACTTTACTGGAGCTTACCGGAATTGGCGGAGTTGCAATCCGGCACAATTGTTTGATGCTCCAGTTACGAAATTCTGTCCGGAAGTTAGTGTTAAGATCCGTCAGACGCTGGAGAGAGAGGTGAGGGGATGTGCAGCACTGGTGATCTGGACAGATTGCGATCGAGAGGGTGAGAATATTGGATTTGAAATTGTTGAAGTTTGCCGGAGTGTCAAGCCCAATCTTACGATTTATCGGGCAAAGTTCTCAGAGATCACAGCTGCGTCTGTGAGGAGAGCTCTGGAGAATCTCGTGTTGCCGGATGAGCGACAGAGTCAGGCGGTAGATGTTCGGAGTGAGCTGGATCTgagaattggggcagctttcaCGAGATTCCAGACAATGAGGCTGCAGGCGATCTTTCCGGCCATTGTCGACAGTCTCGTGTCTTACGGAAGCTGCCAGATTCCCACACTGGGATTCGTTGTGCAGCGCTACAAGGAAGCTGAGAATTTTGTGCCCCAGAAATTCTGGAAGCTAAAGCTGACGCATACAGTCAATGAGCTCACGGTGGAGTTCAATTGGGCACGGAATCGATTGTTTGACAAGAAGTGCTGTGAAGCTATTTTCCTTCTGGTCAAGAGGGATCCACCTCTCCTGGCCACTGTGCTGTCAGTCACGCAAAAGCCCAAAAGCAAGTGGCGTCCGCAGCCGATGGATACCATTGAACTGGAAAAACTCGGATCACGCAAGCTCAAAATTTCCGCCAAACAGACCATGCAGATTGCAGAGAAACTCTATCAACAGGGTTTCATCAGTTACCCTCGCACGGAGACCAATATGTTCTCCAAGGAGATCAATCTGAGGTCCcttgtcgaaaatcaaactTCCCACCAGGATTGGGGACTATTCGCCCAAAAAGTGCTCGAATGGGGTCCAAATCCACGCAATGGCAAGAAATCCGATCAAGCCCATCCTCCAATTCATCccacaaaattcacatcttCCCTCAGCGGCAACGAACAGAGAGTCTACGAGCTCATTGTCCGGCACTTCCTGGCCTGCGTCAGTCGAGATGCCACAGGATCGGAAACTCTGGTATCAGTGGAAATTGGCGGAGAGGAATTCAATGCTTCCGGATTGGTGATTCTCGAGAGAAATTATCTGGAAGTGTACATCTACGATCGTTGGACAGCCCGAGAGATACACAAATACGAAATGGGCACAAGTTTTGAGCCGACGTCAATTGAGATGCCCGAGGGCAGTACAACGGCTCCTCAGATGCTGACGGAAGCTGATTTAATTGCCCTGATGGAGAAGCACTCAATCGGAACGGACGCCACTCATGCGGAGCACATCAACACAATCAAGGAGAGAGGATACATCGGAGAGGTAGAGAATGGGTATCTGGTACCAGGGACACTGGGAATGGGCCTTGTGGAGGGATATGATGCAATGAGCCTAACCCTGGCACAGCCGCAGCTGAGAGCAGGACTCGAAGCTGATCTCAAAGCAATTTGTGATGGAGCCAGGCAGCCTCAAATTGTTTTGCAG gaacaaattgagAAATATCGCGAAGCGTTTCGGATAATCACGGAAAGAGCACAAATGTTGGATGAAAAAATCGGTTTTCGCTTCAATTCAGTTCCGGAGCAAAATGCTGAGCCACCAAGTAGTCAGATGATTGAGGAAGTCTTCCGGTGTCCACGATGTCGTTCTAACAAAATGGTCCTAAAGCGAAAGGCGTCTAATAATGATGTCTACCTTATGTGTATGGATTATCCCAACTGTAAGTCTGTTATGTGGTTGAATGATTTTGTGAAGGAAGCTACGGTATCGTCGGAGTCTTGCCGGCAATGTGGGCCAGACACCAAGAAGCTCAGCATAAAGTTTAAGCAGAGAAATGCACTGATATATTTAGGAGTGGATACTCCTGAATACACAAGTTGTCTTCTCTGTGATTCCAATCTGAGAAGTCTTCTGGGCATTAATTTGGAGGATCTGAGTCGTGGAGGTGGGTCTGGTGATGGAAATTCTTCTGTTAGGAGTCGCGATGTCCCATCTAGTGGATACAGTAGCGATAGAAGTAGTACAGTTTCTTCTCGGAGCAACAATGTCCCCTCGAGAAACAATAGTGTGCCCTCGAGGGGCTATGGAAGTCAGAGAGGAGGAAATTCTTCGTCCAGATCAACAACAAATTGTCCGAAATGTTCACAGCCACTGAAAAA GCTTACTGTCCGGAAGGATGGTCCAAATCACGGAAGAGAATTTTTCTTGTGTCCAACGCCCGATAATCCATGCAAGACATTTATTTGGGCTGATGAAGTGCCTCAGAATCCTGGTAACAGGGATTCACCTCCACCTCCGGCTCCGAGGCCATCAGGCAGTCGTGGAGGTGCTAGCACCACCGGACGACCTCGACAGAAAAGAAAATGTGCCATCTGCCGAAGAGAAGGACACACGAGAAACAATTGTCCAGATCATCAACCGACATTCAGCTGA
- the LOC129807629 gene encoding brain-specific homeobox protein-like — MSLHLTEKIPGNSGLAKTPFLIEDILYQSNNGTTKSSTKGGQKVNCESEQVSQVHLVNGREEEYQKVAQSDRYSGIIHSNSSTHQPPPPTYTSLYPPTSAPYSDSGYLQMALGAYLTPSAGGYKSVDPYFLSQGIFAGSPLFPGNGCPDLALGLGMGALRHCRRRKARTVFSDPQLTGLEKRFEAQRYLSTPERVELASALGLSETQVKTWFQNRRMKHKKQLRRRELNSSSSSEPMDFSRTDNQQGTNSSNQFHASGEGGSEVKKANEKNAFLMYPSAKDMYQGSQNNNNVFGKMCDFRASQGSNANENLLSDDNSDEESSDVDIVGDIKSQNIG; from the exons atgtCTCTGCATTTGACGGAGAAAATCCCGGGGAATTCAGGATTGGCCAAGACCCCATTTCTCATTGAGGACATTTTGTATCAGAGTAACAATGGTACAACGAAGAGCTCCACGAAGGGTGGTCAGAAGGTGAATTGTGAGAGTGAACAAGTGTCTCAGGTGCATCTGGTGAATGGACGCGAGGAGGAATACCAAAAAGTGGCTCAAAGTGATAG ATACTCAGGTATTATTCACAGCAACAGTAGCACTCATCAGCCGCCTCCGCCAACCTACACATCCCTCTATCCACCCACATCGGCCCCTTACAGTGACTCAGGCTACCTGCAAATGGCCCTGGGCGCCTACCTGACTCCGTCGGCCGGCGGATATAAAAGTGTTGATCCCTACTTTCTCTCACAAG GAATTTTTGCTGGATCACCTCTGTTTCCGGGAAATGGATGTCCGGATTTGGCTTTAGGACTGGGAATGGGTGCTCTGAGGCACTGTCGCCGACGGAAGGCGAGAACAGTGTTCAGTGATCCTCAGCTGACGGGCTTGGAGAAGAGATTTGAGGCCCAGAGGTATCTTTCAACTCCTGAGAGGGTAGAATTGGCATCGGCACTGGGTCTCAGTGAGACACAGGTGAAGACGTGGTTTCAGAATCGACGCATGAAGCACAAAAAGCAACTGAGACGACGAGAACTCAATTCTTCATCGTCTTCGG AACCCATGGATTTTTCACGAACTGACAATCAACAAGGCACCAATTCCTCCAATCAATTTCATGCGAGTGGGGAAGGTGGATCGGAGGTCAAGAAGGCTAATGAGAAGAATGCCTTTCTGATGTATCCATCGGCAAAGGACATGTACCAAGGCAGtcagaataataataatgtctTTGGAAAGATGTGCGACTTTCGGGCAAGCCAAGGTAGCAATGCCAATGAAAATCTCCTGAGTGATGATAATTCGGACGAAGAGAGCAGTGATGTAGATATCGTTGGAGACATCAAGAGCCAAAATATCGGGTAG